A single window of Cetobacterium sp. ZOR0034 DNA harbors:
- a CDS encoding outer membrane protein OmpK, producing MLKKFLLIGSVAISATTFAKYEPWNFTVLEGSLVKSNYLPDGWGPSKKETLFEIQGSTRYNLLDLYWFIDRSNVFKDSNLSDKNGVDDNYTYAEFTPRFSIDGLTGKDLSIGPVSEWFIAYQFDYDNASTRNQYTGSKDGIRKHYIGIGNYISIPEMKYMKFDYFKTNLYARYVDRNYGRDENQWNGYMFNIAYGGTIYRFENGMKFGFSGWLDYDFGAKNDSASKQTHDSLQWQNQVRFFLNNNLSVSYTYQINNHFSQVDQNSSNRNNESFGIHYAIMF from the coding sequence ATGTTAAAAAAATTTTTACTTATAGGTTCTGTAGCTATTTCTGCTACTACTTTTGCTAAGTATGAGCCTTGGAACTTTACAGTTTTAGAGGGAAGTCTTGTAAAGTCAAACTATTTACCAGATGGATGGGGACCTTCAAAAAAAGAGACTTTGTTTGAAATTCAAGGTTCTACTAGATATAATCTTTTAGATTTATACTGGTTTATTGATAGATCAAACGTTTTCAAAGACTCTAATTTAAGTGATAAGAACGGTGTTGATGATAACTATACTTATGCCGAGTTCACACCTAGATTCTCAATAGATGGTCTAACGGGAAAAGACCTTTCTATTGGTCCAGTTTCTGAGTGGTTCATAGCTTACCAATTTGACTATGACAATGCAAGTACTAGAAATCAATATACTGGAAGCAAAGATGGAATTAGAAAGCACTATATTGGTATTGGTAACTACATCTCTATCCCTGAGATGAAGTATATGAAGTTTGATTACTTTAAAACAAACCTATATGCTAGATATGTTGATAGAAATTATGGAAGAGATGAAAATCAATGGAATGGATACATGTTTAATATCGCTTACGGTGGAACTATATACAGATTTGAAAATGGAATGAAGTTTGGATTTAGTGGTTGGCTAGATTATGATTTTGGTGCTAAAAATGATTCAGCTTCTAAGCAAACTCATGACTCTTTACAATGGCAAAACCAAGTTAGATTTTTCTTAAATAACAATTTGTCTGTTAGCTACACATACCAAATAAACAACCATTTCTCACAGGTAGACCAAAACAGTTCAAATAGAAACAACGAATCATTCGGTATTCATTACGCTATTATGTTCTAA
- the yvcK gene encoding uridine diphosphate-N-acetylglucosamine-binding protein YvcK: MRNPKVVVIGGGSGLSVVLRGLKHFPIDVTAIVSVADSGGSSGILKKEFNIPAPGDLRNVMIALSNVEPLIEEVFQFRFREDSSIGAHPLGNLLITAMTEITGDVQIALKRLRKLFNINGKILPATLEKIELIAEKTSGGFVFGESDIPVMGEKIKRVFYDGEVNSPKENIKAIEEADLIVFSIGSLYTSIIPNLLLENMQEALKKSKAQKIYICNAMGQMGETENYSVGDHIESINRHVGFDMIDKVIVNSVEIPEEIIERYNEEGSTPVELDINRLKKMRVKVIKEPLIKIDCERRVRHLSHKLAAVVYSQIDNLEKFYDE; the protein is encoded by the coding sequence ATGAGAAATCCAAAAGTAGTAGTAATAGGAGGGGGAAGTGGACTATCAGTTGTTTTAAGAGGATTAAAACACTTTCCTATAGATGTGACGGCAATTGTATCAGTAGCTGACAGTGGTGGAAGTAGCGGAATATTGAAAAAAGAGTTTAATATCCCTGCTCCAGGAGATCTAAGAAATGTAATGATAGCATTGAGTAATGTAGAGCCATTAATTGAAGAAGTTTTTCAATTTAGATTTAGAGAGGATTCTTCAATAGGAGCCCATCCTTTAGGAAATCTTTTAATAACAGCGATGACTGAGATAACAGGGGATGTTCAAATTGCATTGAAAAGACTTAGAAAGCTATTTAATATCAATGGAAAAATATTGCCAGCAACGCTTGAAAAGATAGAGTTAATTGCAGAAAAAACAAGTGGAGGATTTGTATTTGGAGAGTCGGATATACCAGTTATGGGAGAAAAGATAAAAAGGGTGTTTTATGACGGAGAAGTAAATAGTCCAAAAGAAAATATAAAGGCTATTGAAGAAGCCGATTTGATTGTATTTTCGATTGGAAGTCTTTATACCAGTATTATTCCAAATTTGCTTTTAGAGAATATGCAAGAGGCTTTAAAGAAATCAAAAGCCCAAAAAATTTATATCTGTAACGCTATGGGGCAGATGGGTGAAACAGAAAATTATAGTGTGGGAGATCATATTGAATCTATAAATAGACATGTAGGTTTTGATATGATTGACAAAGTTATAGTTAATTCTGTCGAAATACCTGAAGAGATTATTGAGAGATATAATGAAGAGGGTAGTACGCCTGTTGAATTAGATATAAATAGATTGAAAAAAATGAGAGTGAAAGTGATAAAAGAACCTTTGATAAAGATAGATTGTGAGAGAAGGGTGAGACATTTATCGCATAAGTTAGCAGCAGTTGTGTACTCACAAATAGATAATTTAGAGAAGTTTTATGATGAATAA
- a CDS encoding ethanolamine utilization protein EutH, translated as MKVIFFILTFFAVLGAIDRCFGNKLGYGQRFQDGICVAGPLMLAMLGILSISPLISKFSKPFVELLYSLTGVDPSIYINSILATDMGGYFLAQDLAIDKSLADFSGVILGSMLGTVVIFTMPVAFGIIDNDSKNSFSKGILSGVATIPLGCLVAGVMMGLNLSLVIYNLIPVVLFSVAICSGLWFYPEKTCNIFDKFGKLMTLLVTVGLTLTLIETMFGYSIVDGLNPIDESMKIVTRVSLTLSGAYPFLYFIEKYCKTGLKTLGGILGIDESGTAGFMASLVSSIPMFGIFGKMDNNSKIINSAFAVAGSYVFGGQLGFVAGVSPENILPFIVAKLVSGFAAIYLAKTMFINKKERNNSFVLNKGLKIN; from the coding sequence GTGAAAGTTATATTTTTTATCTTAACTTTTTTTGCTGTTTTAGGTGCTATAGATAGATGTTTTGGAAATAAGTTAGGATATGGTCAAAGGTTTCAAGATGGAATATGTGTGGCAGGGCCATTAATGTTAGCGATGTTAGGGATCTTATCTATAAGTCCATTAATTTCAAAATTCTCAAAACCTTTTGTTGAATTACTTTACTCTTTAACTGGAGTAGATCCTTCAATTTATATAAACTCTATATTAGCAACAGATATGGGAGGATATTTTTTAGCTCAGGACTTAGCAATAGATAAAAGTTTAGCTGATTTTTCCGGTGTAATTTTGGGTTCTATGCTAGGAACTGTAGTTATTTTTACGATGCCTGTTGCATTTGGAATTATTGATAATGATTCGAAAAATAGCTTTTCAAAAGGAATACTAAGTGGAGTAGCAACAATACCTTTGGGATGTTTGGTTGCGGGCGTTATGATGGGATTGAATTTATCTTTAGTTATTTACAATTTGATACCAGTAGTGCTTTTTTCTGTAGCTATTTGTAGTGGGTTATGGTTTTATCCAGAGAAAACTTGCAATATTTTTGATAAATTTGGTAAATTGATGACACTGTTAGTAACTGTAGGTTTGACTTTAACATTAATTGAAACAATGTTTGGGTATTCGATAGTTGATGGATTAAATCCGATAGATGAGAGTATGAAAATTGTTACAAGAGTATCGCTTACATTGAGTGGTGCATATCCATTTTTATATTTTATAGAAAAATATTGTAAAACAGGATTAAAAACATTGGGTGGTATTCTAGGGATAGATGAAAGTGGAACCGCTGGATTTATGGCTTCTTTAGTAAGTAGTATACCGATGTTTGGAATTTTTGGAAAGATGGATAATAATAGTAAGATAATAAATAGTGCTTTTGCTGTCGCGGGGTCTTATGTTTTTGGTGGACAATTAGGTTTTGTTGCGGGAGTATCTCCAGAAAATATATTACCATTTATTGTGGCTAAATTGGTTTCTGGTTTTGCTGCTATATATCTAGCAAAAACTATGTTTATAAATAAAAAGGAAAGAAATAATAGTTTTGTATTAAACAAAGGTCTGAAGATAAACTAG
- a CDS encoding histidinol-phosphate transaminase yields the protein MKSNHGANLHQLSDVLGINQNAIIDFSSNINPFGLSPKGLEKLKNNLNLASIYPDPEYTELKNSIANYCNCNTENIILGSGATELISSTIKVISPKKALLLSPAYSEYEKELNKIGASITKFFYKKENNFKLNIDEIIQLITKEQFDMIIICNPNNPTGTLISIQEIENIYKVFQKPIMIDETYIEFTESSQTSAINLVQKHDQIIVIRGTSKFFSTPGIRLGYAIISTGDILDNMNLIPNLWNINIFASIMGEAMFSDSDYINMCHSNFLENFTILYEGLKSFKDFKIYDSKSNFILCEILNPKYDATSLYNFLLKKGIIIRKAESFDGLNSNFFRVCVLSQENINLLLSEIQKFILTF from the coding sequence ATGAAAAGTAATCATGGAGCAAATCTTCATCAACTATCTGATGTACTTGGTATTAACCAAAATGCAATTATTGATTTTAGTTCAAATATAAATCCTTTTGGACTAAGTCCTAAAGGATTGGAAAAACTAAAAAACAACTTAAATTTAGCTAGTATCTATCCTGATCCAGAATATACTGAACTTAAAAATAGTATTGCTAATTACTGCAATTGTAATACTGAAAACATCATTCTTGGAAGTGGGGCAACTGAATTGATATCATCGACAATAAAAGTTATCAGTCCAAAAAAAGCTTTATTATTATCCCCAGCTTACTCAGAATATGAGAAAGAATTAAATAAAATTGGAGCCTCGATTACAAAGTTTTTTTATAAAAAAGAAAATAATTTCAAATTAAATATTGATGAAATTATTCAATTGATTACAAAAGAACAGTTTGATATGATTATTATCTGTAATCCCAACAATCCTACTGGAACTCTTATTTCTATTCAAGAAATTGAAAATATATATAAAGTTTTCCAAAAACCAATTATGATTGATGAAACTTATATAGAATTTACTGAATCTTCACAGACATCAGCAATAAATTTAGTCCAAAAACATGATCAAATCATTGTTATTAGAGGTACCTCTAAATTCTTTTCGACTCCTGGAATCAGATTAGGTTATGCTATTATATCAACGGGAGATATTTTAGATAATATGAATCTTATTCCTAATCTTTGGAATATAAATATTTTTGCTTCTATCATGGGTGAAGCAATGTTTAGTGATTCAGATTATATCAATATGTGTCACTCAAACTTTTTAGAAAACTTTACTATTCTTTACGAAGGGCTTAAATCATTTAAAGATTTCAAAATTTACGACTCTAAAAGTAATTTTATTCTTTGTGAAATTTTGAATCCAAAATATGACGCAACTTCTCTATATAATTTTCTTTTAAAAAAAGGAATCATAATTAGAAAGGCTGAATCGTTTGATGGATTAAATAGTAATTTTTTTAGAGTTTGTGTGTTATCTCAAGAAAATATTAATCTTTTATTAAGTGAAATACAAAAGTTTATACTAACGTTTTAA
- a CDS encoding nitronate monooxygenase family protein, giving the protein MRIGDLNIEVPIIQGGMGIRASMSRLASAVANQGGVGVISGTAIPADEFRDEIRKAKEMIIEKGGALGVNIMVAASNFAEAVKVSIEEKVDMIICGAGFSRDIFDTVKGTGVKIVPIVSSLKLAKIAEKLGADAIVVEGGNAGGHLGTDKDSWDIVEEIAKGVSIPVFGAGGVITPEDAERMMALGVAGVQMGSRFIATEECEVSQEFKEVYVNSKEGDVVQIMSSAGLPANAIVSPYVNRVIAEEKLTPKSCTSCLKKCSRKFCVKDSLIKGHEGNALEGIFFAGKDAWKIDSILSVKEVFDMFRGKVIG; this is encoded by the coding sequence GTGAGAATCGGAGATTTAAATATAGAAGTACCAATAATTCAAGGTGGAATGGGAATAAGAGCTTCAATGTCAAGATTGGCATCAGCAGTAGCTAATCAAGGTGGAGTGGGAGTTATATCTGGAACAGCTATTCCTGCAGATGAATTTAGAGACGAGATAAGAAAAGCAAAAGAGATGATTATAGAAAAAGGTGGAGCACTAGGAGTAAATATAATGGTAGCTGCTTCTAACTTTGCTGAAGCTGTAAAAGTATCAATAGAGGAAAAAGTTGACATGATTATATGTGGAGCTGGTTTCTCAAGAGATATATTTGACACAGTAAAAGGAACTGGGGTTAAGATAGTACCGATTGTTTCAAGTTTAAAGTTAGCTAAGATAGCAGAGAAATTAGGAGCTGACGCTATAGTTGTTGAGGGAGGAAACGCCGGAGGACATTTAGGGACAGATAAAGACTCTTGGGACATTGTAGAGGAGATAGCAAAAGGGGTTTCTATTCCTGTATTCGGAGCTGGAGGAGTAATAACTCCAGAAGATGCTGAAAGAATGATGGCTTTAGGAGTAGCTGGAGTTCAAATGGGAAGTAGATTTATAGCTACTGAAGAGTGTGAAGTTAGCCAAGAGTTCAAAGAAGTGTATGTGAACTCAAAAGAGGGAGATGTCGTTCAAATCATGAGTTCGGCGGGATTACCTGCGAATGCTATAGTTTCACCTTATGTTAATAGAGTGATTGCAGAGGAGAAATTAACACCAAAGAGCTGTACTAGTTGCTTAAAAAAGTGTAGTAGAAAATTCTGTGTTAAAGATAGTTTAATAAAAGGTCATGAAGGAAATGCTTTAGAAGGAATATTCTTTGCAGGGAAAGATGCTTGGAAAATCGATAGTATTTTATCTGTAAAAGAGGTATTTGATATGTTTAGAGGAAAAGTGATAGGATAA